The DNA region TTAAAATGCCTCATACCTGTAAATACCATAGCTATACCATATTTATTTGCTGCTTCAATAGACTCTTTATCTCTAATAGAACCACCTGGTTGAATAATTGCAGTTATTCCTGCTTTAAAAGCTGCTTCTACACAATCAGGAAATGGAAAAAATGCATCAGATGCCATTACGCTATTTTCAACCCGACTTCCACCTTGTTTTATAGCATTCTCTAATGCCCATATTCTACTAACCTGACCAGGACCAATAGCAACAGTCCCTTTATTCTTAGCTAATACAATTGCATTAGATTTTACATTTTTCACTGCCTTCCAAGCGAATAATAAATCTTCTAATTCTTTTTCAGTAGGTTTTCTCTCTGTTACAAATTTAAGTTCATCTTGTATAAGCTTAGTATTTCTATCTTGAATTAGTATTCCACCTAGTACTCTTTTAATATCATATCCTCTTTCTTCTCTTGCAGTAATTTCTGGTAAAGCAAGTAACCTAATATTTTTCTTAGAAGTAAGTACTTCCAAAGCTTCAGTAGTATACGAAGGAGCTATCACTACTTCTATGAATATTTTATTTATCATCTCGGCAGTTTCTCTATCAATTTCCCTATTTGCAGCAATAATTCCACCAAATATTGACACTTTATCTGACTCATATGCTTTTTGAAATGCTTCACTAATGGTACTTCCACTACCTACACCACATGGATTAGTATGTTTTACAGCAACCACAGTCGGTTCTTCAAACTCCTTTAAAATCTCTAATGCACCATTTGTATCATTTATGTTATTAAAAGATAATTCTTTTCCATGGAGTTGTTTCGCCTGCCCTAGAGTCCCTTTTATTGGATACACATTAGTATAAAATGCTGCTTTTTGATGAGGATTTTCTCCATATCTTAAATCTTGCTTTTTCTCAAATGTTAAAGTAATCAAATCTGGCATCTCTATATTGGCTCTTTTATTAAAATACTCTGATATTAATGCATCATAATGGCTTGTATATTGAAATACTTTAGCAGCAAGATATTCTTTAGTTTTTAAACTTACCTCTTTATTTTCCTTCAACTCATTTATTACTTTATCATAATCATTAGGGTCTATTATAACTGTAACGTATTTATAGTTTT from Caloranaerobacter sp. TR13 includes:
- the purH gene encoding bifunctional phosphoribosylaminoimidazolecarboxamide formyltransferase/IMP cyclohydrolase; amino-acid sequence: MKRALISVYDKTGIVEFSRKLKELGWEIISTGGTRRKLAENGIETIDVSDVTGFPECLDGRVKTLHPKIHGGLLAIRDNDEHIKTLKELEIDCIDMVVNNLYPFKETVSKLNATHEDIIENIDIGGPSMLRAAAKNYKYVTVIIDPNDYDKVINELKENKEVSLKTKEYLAAKVFQYTSHYDALISEYFNKRANIEMPDLITLTFEKKQDLRYGENPHQKAAFYTNVYPIKGTLGQAKQLHGKELSFNNINDTNGALEILKEFEEPTVVAVKHTNPCGVGSGSTISEAFQKAYESDKVSIFGGIIAANREIDRETAEMINKIFIEVVIAPSYTTEALEVLTSKKNIRLLALPEITAREERGYDIKRVLGGILIQDRNTKLIQDELKFVTERKPTEKELEDLLFAWKAVKNVKSNAIVLAKNKGTVAIGPGQVSRIWALENAIKQGGSRVENSVMASDAFFPFPDCVEAAFKAGITAIIQPGGSIRDKESIEAANKYGIAMVFTGMRHFKH